GTCCCGTCTGTCGCGCGCCGTGCGTGGCGCGCTGGCGATCCTGGCGCTCGGCGTAGCCGCGTCGGCCTGGGCGGCCGGCGCCGGCGAATTGCCGGCGTCCGCTGCCGGCGGCGCTGCGCCGCTTACCGTGACGGTCCAGCCGGGCCAGTCGCTGAACGACATCGCGAAAGCGGCCACGCAATCGCGTGATCCGGGCGTGCTCGCACGCGCTGGTCGCGCGCTGTTCGACGCCAATCCGCAGGCGTTCATGAAGCACGACGCGAGCCGCCTGAAAGTCGGCGCGACGCTGACCGTGCCCGCGCTCGATGCAACGGGCGCGGCACTCGTGCCGGTCGGTGCATCCGGTGCATCCGGTGCGGTGGCAGCCTCCGCACCCGTCGCCGCATCGGGCGGTGTGGCGGTCGCGCAGCATGGCGCGTCCGCGCCGCATCCGGGGTCGGCGGTGCAGTCTGCGCCGGTGGCGCCGGCCGTGCATGCGGCGCCGGTGAGCGGCGCGAGTGTCGCGGCGGCGATGGTGGCGGGGGCGTCGGCTTCGGTCGGTGCTTCGGCTGCACACGGCGCATCGGCTGTCGAGAGCCTGCAGCCGGCGGCGCCCGTTGCCGGTGCTAGTGGTCCGCATGTGTGGAGCGGTGCGATCCAGTCGGCACCGTCGCCCGTGAGCGAAACGGCTGCCGCGCCTGCGGCGGGCAGCCAGGTTTCGGGCATGAGCGGACCAGCCGGCGCGGCACCCGCCACGGGTGCGTCACAGCCGCGGCCGTCGAGCCTGCAGCAACTGCTGGCGCTGAAGAACCGCGTGCTGATGGAGCTGCAAAAGCACGGTATCGGCAAGCCGGCCACGACGAACGGCGTCGCGCCTGCGCCTGCTCCGTCGCCCGTCGCGCCGCGTCCGGCCGCGAACGATGCGAGCGCGCCGGCCGCGGCATCGTCAGCCGTTGAAACGGCATCCGGCGTTGTCGCCGGCGTGGCGTCGCCCGTATTGGCGCCCGCGCAACCCGCCGCGCCCGTGACGGCACCTGCACGCAGCACCGAGCAGATGGACTGGCGCCCGGCCGCAGTGGCCGGTGCGGCCGTGATCGTTCTCGCGGCCGGTTTTGTGTGGCGTAAGCGCCGGAAGGGCCGGAGCACGGACGATGCGGGCACGCCGGCTGCAGCCGGCGGTGCCCCGGCTGACGAAGCGGACGAAGCGCCGTCCGTCGATCGCGAACTGCCGATCCGGCCCGAGATGCCCGTCGCCCGCGACGCGGCAGCCGACGTGAATCTCGCCGCGGCGACTGCCGCAGCGGCGGAGACGGTCGAGCCGCATGAAACGGACGCATCGCCGGCGCACGAAGCGACGCCGCCGCATGACGACCAGCC
The sequence above is drawn from the Burkholderia stabilis genome and encodes:
- a CDS encoding FimV/HubP family polar landmark protein, translated to MSRISLFPRQSRLSRAVRGALAILALGVAASAWAAGAGELPASAAGGAAPLTVTVQPGQSLNDIAKAATQSRDPGVLARAGRALFDANPQAFMKHDASRLKVGATLTVPALDATGAALVPVGASGASGAVAASAPVAASGGVAVAQHGASAPHPGSAVQSAPVAPAVHAAPVSGASVAAAMVAGASASVGASAAHGASAVESLQPAAPVAGASGPHVWSGAIQSAPSPVSETAAAPAAGSQVSGMSGPAGAAPATGASQPRPSSLQQLLALKNRVLMELQKHGIGKPATTNGVAPAPAPSPVAPRPAANDASAPAAASSAVETASGVVAGVASPVLAPAQPAAPVTAPARSTEQMDWRPAAVAGAAVIVLAAGFVWRKRRKGRSTDDAGTPAAAGGAPADEADEAPSVDRELPIRPEMPVARDAAADVNLAAATAAAAETVEPHETDASPAHEATPPHDDQPELPAHVAVAPAHDAVSTSHDAEPVEQAAADTPSEQPAAPAPTDAQHAALMQNAISALNSLDMPLPPRAPDELSPTADEPAARAGQFDTDQIATNGLATPRQPIGAINPAPEYQADQDDEFEWDPDAATPAGHAGGSSATSSLPPLGGAQFGALKLDFDLDLPSAPGATLPALTPDELARIARNKLDLASEYVELGDLSGARTLLQEVVDANDTATRDDARALLAKLADEA